In Nitrospirota bacterium, a single genomic region encodes these proteins:
- a CDS encoding FecR domain-containing protein, with protein sequence MKGQVLLKVTGLFAFCLIAMGFPLAAQAQSSAIGTVVAIEGEATVELGGGGEARTIRQGDIIRAGDRVRTGPAGKIRIVMKDESILLLGSNATLDFGAFDYDAARGSRSAVLNLIGGTLRAIITKLKAYGNRFEVKTATATIGVRGTHLIVSVDPDTGETQVLVIEGRVTVTNNDPSAPGTVTLGTMEQSEVREGQPPAPGHVPSDQTLGTMREQTEVKFSPDITPAMSPLSLPSPLATGSSIARQALLDSLVDPPQAPGAVPQAKQDPTKGTLEIRW encoded by the coding sequence ATGAAAGGTCAAGTTCTGCTCAAAGTTACCGGTCTCTTCGCTTTCTGTCTTATTGCGATGGGATTTCCGCTCGCCGCCCAGGCCCAATCGAGCGCCATCGGAACCGTGGTGGCCATCGAGGGCGAAGCCACAGTCGAACTGGGTGGCGGCGGGGAGGCGCGCACCATCCGGCAGGGCGATATCATTCGCGCAGGCGATCGCGTGCGCACCGGTCCCGCCGGAAAAATCAGAATCGTGATGAAGGATGAATCGATCCTTCTCCTCGGCTCCAACGCCACGCTCGACTTCGGAGCGTTTGACTACGACGCCGCGCGCGGCTCGCGTTCGGCGGTGCTCAATCTCATCGGCGGCACGCTCCGGGCGATCATCACAAAACTCAAAGCTTATGGAAATCGATTCGAGGTGAAAACCGCCACGGCCACCATCGGCGTCCGCGGCACTCACCTCATCGTCAGCGTCGATCCGGATACGGGCGAAACGCAGGTTCTCGTCATCGAAGGTCGCGTGACGGTGACCAACAACGATCCGTCCGCTCCGGGAACGGTGACGCTCGGCACGATGGAACAGTCGGAGGTTCGGGAGGGGCAACCCCCGGCTCCGGGCCACGTGCCGTCCGATCAAACTCTCGGAACCATGCGGGAACAGACCGAAGTGAAGTTCAGTCCGGACATCACTCCGGCGATGAGCCCTCTGAGCTTGCCGAGCCCCCTGGCCACAGGTTCCTCGATTGCGCGCCAGGCCCTGCTCGACAGTCTCGTGGACCCACCGCAGGCTCCGGGGGCCGTCCCCCAAGCCAAGCAGGACCCCACGAAAGGGACGCTGGAGATCCGATGGTAA